TCTGTTCTTGCCTAAAGATGCCGCTGAAGAACTAAAAATCAAACAAAACTTAGGTTATTAGTTTTTATTAAGTCATGAACTTTTATTAGGTTATGAATTTGCAGTAGTTCCCGCCTCATGCTGCTTCCTGCCAGCATGAGGCGCAGATGGAGTGATTCTCATGTCCAATCAAGATTTGGTGCTCGATGCCAAACGGATCTGTAAATATTTTCCTGGCGTTAAAGCATTGCAGAATGTCGATTTTTCTCTACGTAAAGGCGAAATTATGGCTTTGCTTGGGGAAAATGGCGCAGGTAAATCCACGTTGGTGAAAACCCTCACCGGCGTATACCCAAAAGATTCGGGGGAAATTCTTCTCGATGGCCGTTCTATCTCACCACAGAATACCGCACATGCCCAACGGCTTGGTATTGGTACTGTTTATCAAGAGGTCAACCTATTACCCAATATGTCGGTAATGGACAACCTCTTCATTGGTCACGAGCCGAGACGTTTTGGTTTGGTTGACCACAAAACCATGGCGCATAAAGCCAAACAAATCGTACAAACATATGGGCTGGATATCGACGTCAGCCTACCTCTTAATCAGTTTTCAGTTGCCATTCAACAAGTGGTCGCTATCGCTCGTGCGATCTCGATGTCTGCCAAAATTTTGATTCTTGATGAACCCACCGCAAGCCTTGATGGTAATGAAGTCAATATGCTGTTCGATATCATGCGTCAATTAAAAACGCAGGGAGTCAGTTTAATTTTCATTACTCACTTTCTTGAACAAGTGTATCAAGTGAGTGATCGCATCACCGTCTTGCGTAATGGACAGTTAGTCGGCACAAGGGAAACAGCCGAGTTACCACAAATTGAATTAGTAAAAATGATGCTGGGACGCGAATTGGAAGAAGGCGCACTGAAACGCGCAGGCAAAACCACTTGGAATGACAAACCCGTTATCCAACTATCCGATTTTGGTAAAAAAGGCACCATTGAGCCATTCACGCTTGACGTTCATGCTGGAGAAATTGTTGGACTCGCCGGATTATTGGGTTCAGGACGTACCGAAACGGCTCAAGTCATTTTTGGTATTGAACCTCATGATAGTGGTACCTGCCAACTGCAAAACAAAGTCGTCTCCATTCACTCAGCAAGACAAGCTTCCCATTTAGGACTCGGTTATTGTCCTGAAGATCGTAAAACCGATGGCATCATTGGCGCAGCCTCAGTAAGGGAAAACATTATTCTAGCTCTGCAAGCCCAACGCGGATGGTTTCGTCCTTTATCACGCAAAGAACAAGAGACCGTATCAGATCGGTTTATTCAACAGTTAGCCATTAAAACCCCAACGATGGAGCAACCTCTAGAATTTCTTTCAGGGGGGAATCAGCAAAAAGTCCTGCTGGCACGCTGGCTACTGACTAAGCCTAAATTTCTCATCCTAGATGAGCCAACTCGTGGGATTGATGTGGGTGCTCATGCTGAGATCATCCGACTCATCGAAAGCCTATGTGCGGATGGTCTGGCTTTGTTGGTTATCTCTTCGGAGTTGGAGGAATTGGTCGGTTATGCCGATCGAGTGATCGTCTTGCGTGACCGTAAACAGGTAGCTGAAATTCCAACAGAAGAGTTATCCGTTCCCGCCATTATGCAAGCTATCGCGATGTGAGGTGAATTATGAGTATTTTAACACCCTCAACCCTATCCAAGTCTGGACATAAGCCCACTCTACACTTACCTAAAGGTACGCCACAAATTGCCGCATTAGTGTTACTGCTGGTGGTCAACAGCCTGATTGCGGATAACTTTTTTTCTATCCATATCCAAGATGGGCGCCTGTTTGGCAGCCTTATCGATATTTTAAACCGCGGAGCACCGGTTGCCTTGCTGACCATTGGTATGACGTTGGTCATCGCCACTGGAGGTATTGACCTATCGGTTGGTGCCGTTATGGCCATAAGCGGTGCAGTGATGGCGAGCATGGCTCACCAAGGCTATGACCCAAGCGTGATTCTGCTTTGTGGCATCGTTGCAGGTGCGCTATGTGGGCTATGGAACGGCTTCTTAGTCGCGATTTTTAAGATTCAGCCGATTGTGGCCACCCTAATCTTAATGGTTGCAGGTCGCGGTATCGCCCAGCTTATCACTCAGGGGCAAATCATCACTTTTACCAACAGCACATTAGCTTGGTTTGGTAGTGGCACCTTGCTCTACTTTCCAACACCAGTTTGGTTGATGCTAGCCGCAGCGATAGCGGTATGGGCACTAACCAAAAAAACCGCCTTGGGACTCTTTATTGAATCGGTCGGTATTAATATTAAAGCCGCCAAAAATGCTGGCTTAAATACCCCTGCTATTGTGATGTCCGTTTATGTGGTGAGTGGTGTGATGTCGGCAATTGCTGGGATTGTTGTTGCAGCAGATATTCAAGGTGCAGATGCAAACAATGCGGGGCTGTATTTGGAAATGGATGCCATCCTCGCGGTTGTGATTGGCGGCACGTCGTTGATGGGCGGGCGTTTTAACCTCTTCCTTGCCCTGATCGGGGCCTACATCATTCAAAGTATCAACACGGGTATTCTTTTGTCTGGGTATCAACCGCAATGGAACCAAATCGTTAAATCTGTCGTGGTGCTGATTGTACTTGTGCTGCAATCACCAGCCGTTATTCGAGCTATAAAAGGGAGAATGAAACATCATGATTAAACGTCATTTCCCACTCTTCATAACAATTTGCGTTTTCTTGCTTGGTTATTTTTTCTGTGCCTTGCAATTTCCCGCATTTACTAGCACTCGAGTCATCTGCAATATCCTTACTGATAATGCTTTTCTGGGGATTCTAGCTGTTGGCATGACCTTTGTGATTTTATCTGGCGGTATTGACCTGTCCGTT
This genomic window from Vibrio tritonius contains:
- the ytfT gene encoding galactofuranose ABC transporter, ATP-binding protein YtfT yields the protein MSILTPSTLSKSGHKPTLHLPKGTPQIAALVLLLVVNSLIADNFFSIHIQDGRLFGSLIDILNRGAPVALLTIGMTLVIATGGIDLSVGAVMAISGAVMASMAHQGYDPSVILLCGIVAGALCGLWNGFLVAIFKIQPIVATLILMVAGRGIAQLITQGQIITFTNSTLAWFGSGTLLYFPTPVWLMLAAAIAVWALTKKTALGLFIESVGINIKAAKNAGLNTPAIVMSVYVVSGVMSAIAGIVVAADIQGADANNAGLYLEMDAILAVVIGGTSLMGGRFNLFLALIGAYIIQSINTGILLSGYQPQWNQIVKSVVVLIVLVLQSPAVIRAIKGRMKHHD
- the ytfR gene encoding galactofuranose ABC transporter, ATP-binding protein YtfR; its protein translation is MSNQDLVLDAKRICKYFPGVKALQNVDFSLRKGEIMALLGENGAGKSTLVKTLTGVYPKDSGEILLDGRSISPQNTAHAQRLGIGTVYQEVNLLPNMSVMDNLFIGHEPRRFGLVDHKTMAHKAKQIVQTYGLDIDVSLPLNQFSVAIQQVVAIARAISMSAKILILDEPTASLDGNEVNMLFDIMRQLKTQGVSLIFITHFLEQVYQVSDRITVLRNGQLVGTRETAELPQIELVKMMLGRELEEGALKRAGKTTWNDKPVIQLSDFGKKGTIEPFTLDVHAGEIVGLAGLLGSGRTETAQVIFGIEPHDSGTCQLQNKVVSIHSARQASHLGLGYCPEDRKTDGIIGAASVRENIILALQAQRGWFRPLSRKEQETVSDRFIQQLAIKTPTMEQPLEFLSGGNQQKVLLARWLLTKPKFLILDEPTRGIDVGAHAEIIRLIESLCADGLALLVISSELEELVGYADRVIVLRDRKQVAEIPTEELSVPAIMQAIAM